In Archocentrus centrarchus isolate MPI-CPG fArcCen1 chromosome 22, fArcCen1, whole genome shotgun sequence, one DNA window encodes the following:
- the rbm25a gene encoding LOW QUALITY PROTEIN: RNA-binding protein 25 (The sequence of the model RefSeq protein was modified relative to this genomic sequence to represent the inferred CDS: inserted 2 bases in 1 codon), with product MSYPPPINRQQIGIPQLPPRIPPPQYGGFAPGVPPGTPMIPVHMGVVTPTPTVLVPATVAVAQKPMTPKKEPGTVRAKDAEDSGGPTTTVFVGNISEKASDMLVRQLLAKCGIVLSWKRVQGASGKLQAFGFCEYKEPESTLRALRLLHELLLGDKKLLVKVDAKTKAQLDEWKAKKRSANGGVSGSGKNGDEDEEEVLDEETLRRDQAVKGAIDVLIREYASELNAPSQDPDSQPRNKKRKEKKDEEDINAMEMEDDKRDLISREISKFRDTHKKLEEEKGKKEKERLELERERRERDKERERERERRDREKEKERERERDKERERDRDRDRDRERXRERDRERERTKERERERERSRDVSEARSRSRERSRDNKKRDREEDEEDMYERRRLERRLRDKEAAYQERLKNWEVRERKKARDYSKDAEREDERRREMMKEAKRLKEFLEDYDDDRDDPKYYRGSALQKRLRDREKEIELDERDRKREKEELEEIRQRLLAEGHPDPDAELQRMEEEAERRRQPPLKLEPEEDVKQEKAHKDREKRGSGRPVEPEPQVPPQHSDDDDVEEGDEDDYRDGEDSQEAKPQLKPVMRPITTAPSVSSASGNVTPNTPGNESLCGIIIPGENTPEVQPPEEHRPKIGLSLKLGATNSPSQLSAGKRKKLATVDSVFNKFDEEEADEQPRKRKLVPLDYGDDDKSLGLDGAEISGAKGSINTEEKRKHIKSLIEKIPTARPELFSYPLDWAMVDSTLMDRRIRPWINKKIIEYIGEEEPTLVDFVCSKVMAHSTPQGILDDVAMVLDEEAEVFIVKMWRLLIYETEAKKIGLVK from the exons ATGTCGTACCCTCCTCCAATAAACCGCCAGCAGATCGGTATCCCACAGTTACCTCCCAGGATCCCCCCTCCACAGTATGGAGGCTTTGCCCCTGGAGTCCCACCAG gtACTCCTATGATACCGGTTCATATGGGTGTAGTGACCCCCACACCCACA GTTCTCGTTCCAGCCACAGTTGCTGTAGCACAGAAGCCGATGACTCCAAAAAAGGAGCCTGGCACAGTCAGAGCCAAGGATGCAGAGGACAGTGGTGGCCCCACCACCACTGTGTTTGTCGGGAACATTTCTGAAAAGGCATCTGACATGTTGGTCAGACAGCTTCTGGCA AAATGTGGTATTGTTCTAAGCTGGAAAAGAGTCCAGGGTGCCTCTGGGAAACTTCAag CTTTTGGTTTCTGTGAGTATAAGGAACCTGAATCCACACTGCGAGCCCTCAGACTTCTGCATGAGTTGCTCTTAGGTGATAAGAAGCTGTTGGTGAAGGTTGATGCCAAGACTAAGGCCCAGCTAGATGAGTGGAAGGCCAAGAAGAGGAGTGCAAATGGG GGAGTCAGTGGCAGTGGAAAAAATGgggatgaagatgaggaggaggttCTTGATGAAGAAACTCTGCGTAGGGACCAGGCTGTGAAGGGGGCAATAGATGTCCTAATCAGAGAGTATGCAAGTGAGCTTAATGCTCCCTCACAGGATCCTGACAGTCAGCCTCGCAACAAGAAgcggaaagagaagaaagatgaG GAGGATATCAATGCCATGGAGATGGAGGATGACAAGAGAGACTTGATTTCCAGAGAGATCAGTAAATTCCGGGACACACACAAG AAACTGGAGGAGGAAAAAggcaagaaagaaaaggaacgcCTGGAGCtcgagagagaaaggagagagagagacaaagagcgAGAGCGCGAAAGGGAGCGTCGCGATCGcgagaaagagaaggaaagggagagagaaagggacaAGGAGCGGGAAAGAGACCGGGATCGTGATCGTGACcgtgagcg gagagagagagatcgtGAACGCGAGAGGACGAAGGAACGGGAGCGGGAGAGGGAGCGAAGTCGAGATGTCAGTGAAGCCCGCAGCAGATCGAG AGAGAGGTCTAGAGACAATAAAAAACGAGACCgtgaagaagatgaggaggacATGTATGAACGGCGGAGACTTGAGAGGAGGCTTAGAGACAAGGAGGCAGCTTACCAAGAA CGCCTGAAAAACTGGGAGGTCCGAGAGAGGAAGAAGGCTCGTGACTATAGCAAAGACGCCGAGCGAGAGGATGAGAGGCGTCGTGAAATG ATGAAAGAAGCCAAAAGGCTCAAAGAGTTCCTTGAAGACTACGACGACGACAGGGATGACCCAAAATATTACAG GGGCAGCGCTTTGCAGAAGCGACTTCGTGACCGAGAAAAGGAGATAGAGTTGGATGAACGAGACCGGAAAAGGGAGAAAGAGGAGCTCGAGGAAATTAGACAAAGACTTCTCGCTGAGGGTCACCCTGACCCTGATGCTGAGTTACAGAGG ATGGAGGAGGAAGCAGAGCGCAGACGACAGCCACCTCTGAAACTTGAACCTGAGGAGGATGTGAAGCAGGAGAAAGCTCACAAGGATCGGGAGAAGAGAGGCTCCGGAAGGCCTGTAGAGCCGGAGCCTCAAGTTCCCCCGCAGCattcagatgatgatgatgtggaaGAAGGGGATGAAGATGATTACCGCGATGGGGAGGACTCACAAGAAGCTAAGCCGCAACTCAAACCCGTCATGCGACCAATCACTACTGCTCCCTCGGTGTCCTCTGCCAGTGGAAATGTGACTCCAAACACACCCGGCAATGAATCTCTCTGCGGCATCATCATTCCAGGCGAGAATACTCCAGAGGTCCAACCTCCAGAGGAACACAGGCCCAAGATTGGCCTCAGTCTCAAGCTTG GTGCCACCAACAGTCCCAGTCAGCTCAGTGCAGGAAAGCGAAAGAAATTGGCAACTGTGGACAGTGTTTTCAACAAGTTtgatgaagaggaggcagaTGAGCAGCCTCGCAAACGGAAACTGGTTCCACTGGACTATGGTGATGATGATAAGAGCCTGGGACTGGATGGAGCTGAAATATCAGGGGCCAAAGGCAGCATCAACACAGAGGAGAAACGCAAGCACATAAAAAGCCTTATAGAGAAGATCCCCACCGCCAGGCCAGAGCTCTTCTCCTATCCTTTGGACTGGGCTATGGTTGATTCG ACTCTGATGGATCGTCGCATTAGACCGTGGATTAATAAGAAAATTATAGAGTATATTGGAGAGGAGGAACCCACGTTGGTTGATTTTGTCTGTTCTAAG GTAATGGCACACAGCACGCCTCAGGGTATTCTTGATGATGTTGCTATG gttctCGATGAAGAAGCAGAAGTCTTCATAGTAAAAATGTGGAGGTTATTGATATATGAAACAGAAGCTAAGAAGATTGGGCTGGTGAAATAA
- the plekhd1 gene encoding pleckstrin homology domain-containing family D member 1 isoform X2, with amino-acid sequence MPFAIIINLEDFTGTIVLAAESQEEQVQWMEMLQESGKVTWKNAQLGEAMIESLEAQGLQLAKEKQEYLDKLMEETEELSHQRAQREELERLNQILEEEKQKFEEVVMELKAEQDQIKLDLDGTAQSLKGVEREKEELSSLTITLQKSIEELSQEKQRTLQLLGVKEQEEAEEAEEESSESARRESEDGDLLQDLHHIEEQMKILLKEKQQTEEKLHENEQLASVLQQEREYYSSQARTLQHSLSQLSVDKQQTEAELKAEIESRMELEKRLKEAEEALQNLEKSLNSVERTKERDEKMKGDVTQLRRFFEECICAAEIEAKLPAIMKNAVYLHKAAARRIKSCRIQRRASKRHWLKHSKSFAVASTDGGSIEELRETARRLTSDSSFRESVYKIMARKDSTNITDV; translated from the exons ATGCCCTTTGCCATCATTATCAACCTTGAAGATTTCACT GGCACCATAGTGCTGGCTGCTGAGTCTCAGGAGGAGCAGGTCCAGTGGATGGAGATGCTCCAGGAGTCGGGGAAAGT CACATGGAAAAACGCCCAGCTGGGGGAGGCCATGATCGAGAGTCTGGAGGCTCAGGGCTTGCAGCTAGCCAAAGAGAAGCAAGAATACCTGG atAAACTGATGGAAGAGACTGAAGAGCTTAGTCATCAAAGAGCTCAGAGAGAG GAGCTGGAGCGTCTGAACCAGATcctggaggaggagaagcagaagTTCGAAGAAGTTGTGATGGAGCTAAAGGCAGAGCAGGACCAGATCAAACT AGACCTGGATGGCACAGCTCAGTCGCTGAAAGGTGTTGAGCGTGAAAAAGAAGAGCTGAGCAGCTTAACGATTACTCTACAGAAATCCATTGAG gAGCTCTCTCAGGAGAAACAGCGGACGCTGCAACTGCTGGGGGtaaaggagcaggaggaggcggaggaggcagaggaggagagttCAGAGTCGGCCCGCAGGGAGTCTGAGGACGGTGACCTGCTGCAGGATCTGCATCACATTGAGGAGCAAATGAAGAtcctgctgaaggagaagcagcAGACTGAAGAGAA gcTCCACGAGAATGAGCAGCTGGCTTCGGTCCTGCAGCAGGAGAGGGAGTACTACTCGTCTCAGGCCCGGACGCTGCAGCATTCGCTCTCTCAGCTCAGTGTGGACaagcagcagactgaggctgaGCTCAAG GCAGAGATAGAGTCTCGGATGGAGCTGGAGAAGAGGCTGAAGGAGGCCGAAGAGGCTCTGCAGAACTTGGAGAAAAGCCTGAACTCGGTGGAGCGAACcaaagagagagatgagaagATGAAGGGAGACGTCACGCAGCTGAGGA GGTTCTTTGAGGAGTGTATCTGTGCAGCGGAGATTGAGGCGAAGCTCCCAGCCATAATGAAGAATGCAGTGTATCTTCACAAAGCTGCTGCTCGCAGAATCAAGAGCTGCCGAATCCAGAGGCGAGCTTCCAAGCGCCACTGGT TGAAACACTCCAAGTCTTTTGCTGTAGCCAGCACTGACGGCGGCAGCATAGAGGAGCTGAGGGAGACGGCCCGACGCCTGACCTCTGACAGCAGCTTCAGAGAGAGCGTGTACAAGATCATGGCTCGCAAGGATTCCACGAACATAACAGACGTCTGA
- the plekhd1 gene encoding pleckstrin homology domain-containing family D member 1 isoform X1, whose translation MFSSSSRNSLFSPWSSMEQSDSELLDISTKVQLHGVLWKRPFGRPSAKWSRRFFIIKDSFLLYYAESEKRSFETNRYFNIHPKGVIPLGGCVVSANEDLGMPFAIIINLEDFTGTIVLAAESQEEQVQWMEMLQESGKVTWKNAQLGEAMIESLEAQGLQLAKEKQEYLDKLMEETEELSHQRAQREELERLNQILEEEKQKFEEVVMELKAEQDQIKLDLDGTAQSLKGVEREKEELSSLTITLQKSIEELSQEKQRTLQLLGVKEQEEAEEAEEESSESARRESEDGDLLQDLHHIEEQMKILLKEKQQTEEKLHENEQLASVLQQEREYYSSQARTLQHSLSQLSVDKQQTEAELKAEIESRMELEKRLKEAEEALQNLEKSLNSVERTKERDEKMKGDVTQLRRFFEECICAAEIEAKLPAIMKNAVYLHKAAARRIKSCRIQRRASKRHWLKHSKSFAVASTDGGSIEELRETARRLTSDSSFRESVYKIMARKDSTNITDV comes from the exons ATGTTCTCGTCTTCATCCAGGAACTCTCTGTTCTCTCCCTGGTCATCCATGGAGCAGTCAGACTCGGAATTGCTGGACATCAGCACCAAAGTGCAGCTGCATGGCGTGCTGTGGAAGAGGCCATTCGGACGACCATCAGCCAAGTGGTCCCGCAG ATTCTTCATCATCAAAGACAGCTTCTTGCTCTACTATGCAGAAAGTGAGAAGAGAAGCTTTGAGACCAACAGGTACTTCAACATCCACCCAAAG GGAGTGATTCCTCTGGGAGGATGTGTGGTGTCAGCAAATGAGGACTTGGGGATGCCCTTTGCCATCATTATCAACCTTGAAGATTTCACT GGCACCATAGTGCTGGCTGCTGAGTCTCAGGAGGAGCAGGTCCAGTGGATGGAGATGCTCCAGGAGTCGGGGAAAGT CACATGGAAAAACGCCCAGCTGGGGGAGGCCATGATCGAGAGTCTGGAGGCTCAGGGCTTGCAGCTAGCCAAAGAGAAGCAAGAATACCTGG atAAACTGATGGAAGAGACTGAAGAGCTTAGTCATCAAAGAGCTCAGAGAGAG GAGCTGGAGCGTCTGAACCAGATcctggaggaggagaagcagaagTTCGAAGAAGTTGTGATGGAGCTAAAGGCAGAGCAGGACCAGATCAAACT AGACCTGGATGGCACAGCTCAGTCGCTGAAAGGTGTTGAGCGTGAAAAAGAAGAGCTGAGCAGCTTAACGATTACTCTACAGAAATCCATTGAG gAGCTCTCTCAGGAGAAACAGCGGACGCTGCAACTGCTGGGGGtaaaggagcaggaggaggcggaggaggcagaggaggagagttCAGAGTCGGCCCGCAGGGAGTCTGAGGACGGTGACCTGCTGCAGGATCTGCATCACATTGAGGAGCAAATGAAGAtcctgctgaaggagaagcagcAGACTGAAGAGAA gcTCCACGAGAATGAGCAGCTGGCTTCGGTCCTGCAGCAGGAGAGGGAGTACTACTCGTCTCAGGCCCGGACGCTGCAGCATTCGCTCTCTCAGCTCAGTGTGGACaagcagcagactgaggctgaGCTCAAG GCAGAGATAGAGTCTCGGATGGAGCTGGAGAAGAGGCTGAAGGAGGCCGAAGAGGCTCTGCAGAACTTGGAGAAAAGCCTGAACTCGGTGGAGCGAACcaaagagagagatgagaagATGAAGGGAGACGTCACGCAGCTGAGGA GGTTCTTTGAGGAGTGTATCTGTGCAGCGGAGATTGAGGCGAAGCTCCCAGCCATAATGAAGAATGCAGTGTATCTTCACAAAGCTGCTGCTCGCAGAATCAAGAGCTGCCGAATCCAGAGGCGAGCTTCCAAGCGCCACTGGT TGAAACACTCCAAGTCTTTTGCTGTAGCCAGCACTGACGGCGGCAGCATAGAGGAGCTGAGGGAGACGGCCCGACGCCTGACCTCTGACAGCAGCTTCAGAGAGAGCGTGTACAAGATCATGGCTCGCAAGGATTCCACGAACATAACAGACGTCTGA
- the slc39a9 gene encoding zinc transporter ZIP9, whose protein sequence is MDDFSSISLLSLAMLVGCYVAGTIPLAVNFSEERLKLITVLGAGLLCGTALAVIIPEGVHALYEEILEGGHQSHGQSAVVEASEGKGEAEAALAASGKHEHSHEQLHACIGVSLVLGFVFMLLVDQIGSSHVHNTEDPESARVASSKITTTLGLVVHAAADGVALGAAASTSQTSVQLIVFVAIMLHKAPAAFGLVSFLMHAGLERNRIRKHLLVFALAAPVLAMLTFLSLSQSSKEALSDINATGVAMLFSAGTFLYVATVHVLPEVGGGGGHSHAPAGGNGGKGLSKVEVGALVLGCLIPLVLSIGHHH, encoded by the exons ATGGACGATTTTAGCTCGATCAGCCTGCTTTCCCTTGCGATGCTGGTGGGATGTTATGTGGCCGGCACGATACCTTTAGCGGTCAACTTTTCAGAG GAGAGGCTAAAGCTGATCACTGTGCTGGGAGCAGGGCTGCTCTGTGGGACTGCACTTGCTGTCATCATCCCTGAAGGGGTCCACGCACTTTACGAAGAAATCCTTGAAG GTGGACACCAAAGTCATGGCCAGTCTGCAGTTGTAGAAGCATCTGAGGGAAAGGGTGAAGCAGAGGCAGCTCTTGCTGCCAGCGGGAAACATGAGCACAGTCATGAGCAGCTTCATGCCTGCATTGGAGTGTCTCTGGTTCTGGGCTTTGTCTTTATGCTGCTGGTGGACCAGATAGGCAGTTCTCATGTTCACAACACTGAAG ATCCAGAGTCGGCAAGAGTCGCCTCCTCCAAAATCACCACCACTCTGGGGCTTGTGGTCCATGCTGCAG CTGATGGCGTCGCATTAGGAGCTGCTGCCTCAACTTCTCAGACCAGTGTTCAGCTCATTGTCTTTGTAGCCATCATGCTGCATAAG GCCCCAGCGGCGTTTGGCCTGGTATCCTTCCTGATGCATGCCGGTCTTGAGAGAAATCGTATCCGCAAACATCTCTTGGTCTTTGCCTTGGCAGCGCCGGTCCTTGCCATGCTCACATTTTTAAGTCTCAGTCAg AGCAGCAAAGAGGCCCTGTCAGATATCAACGCCACAGGTGTCGCCATGCTCTTCTCTGCCGGCACATTCCTCTACGTGGCCACGGTCCACGTTCTCCCTGAAGTGGGGGGCGGCGGCGGTCACAGCCACGCTCCCGCAGGAGGGAACGGAGGGAAGGGACTAAGCAAGGTGGAAGTAGGAGCTCTGGTGCTGGGCTGCCTCATTCCTCTGGTGCTCTCCATCGGTCACCACCACTAG
- the arg2 gene encoding LOW QUALITY PROTEIN: arginase-2, mitochondrial (The sequence of the model RefSeq protein was modified relative to this genomic sequence to represent the inferred CDS: inserted 6 bases in 4 codons; deleted 1 base in 1 codon; substituted 1 base at 1 genomic stop codon), with translation MALRGALSRLFRTHLNHTCQQSRAQSVAVLGAPFSKGQKRRGVEHGPKVIRDAGLIERLSNLDYSVHDFGDLNFHHLERDEPYMDVXFPSHCGCSNKRLSGAVSSAVSAGHTLIMLGGDHRXPCYGSVSGHAQQCPDLCLIWVDAHADINTPTLLHQXNLHGLPVAFMLKELQDKMPDIPGFSWTKPFLNSRDLVYIGLRDVDPGEYQILKSXGIQYFTMRDIDRLGIXRVMEVTLDHVLARKQRPIHLSFDIDAFDPSLAPATGTPVNGGLTYREGIYIAEEIHNTGLLSVMDLVEVNPVLGASPEAVEATASLAVDVIASSLGQTREGAHASMDEIPAVKKDTELLRL, from the exons ATGGCTTTGAGAGGAGCGCTTTCCCGTCTTTTCAGAACTCATCTCAACCACACTTGCCAGCAAAGCAGAGCTCAATCGGTGGCCGTGCTTGGCGCTCCGTTTTCGAAGGGACAG AAAAGAAGAGGTGTGGAGCATGGCCCTAAAGTCATCAGAGATGCGGGGCTTATCGAGAGGCTTTCAAATTTAG acTATTCTGTGCATGACTTTGGCGATCTCAACTTCCACCACCTGGAGAGGGATGAACCCTACATGGATGT ATTTCCCTCGCACTGTGGGTGCAGCAATAAGAGGCTGTCTGGTGCAGTGAGCAGTGCTGTCAGTGCTGGGCACACTCTCATTATGCTGGGAGGTGATCACAGGTAA CCTTGCTATGGATCAGTGAGCGGCCATGCCCAGCAGTGTCCTGACCTGTGCCTTATCTGGGTTGATGCTCATGCAGATATCAATACACCCACACTTCTCCATCA GAACCTCCATGGCCTACCTGTGGCATTCATGCTGAAAGAGCTGCAAGACAAG ATGCCAGATATCCCTGGGTTCTCCTGGACC AAGCCATTTCTCAACTCAAGGGACCTGGTGTACATCGGACTGCGGGATGTAGACCCTGGGGAGTA CCAAATCCTTAAGA CTGGTATCCAGTATTTCACCATGAGAGATATTGACAGACTAGGCA CAAGGGTCATGGAAGTCACTCTTGACCACGTTCTGGCAAG AAAACAGCGACCGATACACTTAAGCTTTGACATCGACGCATTCGACCCATCTCTGGCCCCCGCCACAGGAACCCCAGTGAATGGAGGTCTGACCTACAGAGAGGGCATCTACATTGCAGAGGAAATTCATAACACAG GTCTGTTGTCAGTCATGGACCTGGTAGAAGTTAACCCTGTCCTGGGGGCCAGCCCTGAAGCTGTGGAGGCCACCGCTTCTTTAGCGGTTGACGTCATTGCATCGTCACTGGGGCAGACGAGAGAAGGTGCTCACGCATCCATGGATGAAATTCCCGCTGTGAAAAAGGACACAGAGCTGCTCCGCCTCTGA